GGTCGCTCCATTGTCTGGTTCTTTCAGCATCAGCCAAGGCTTTGGCTATTGCCTGCGCGTTTTGACGATTGGTGATGTCAGTCACCTTAATCATGTCGCCTGTTTGCCGGTTTTGTTCTTCGCGTAGTTTCGCCAACTCTTCGCGCAATTTTTTGATTTCTTCAGTGGTTGACGATGGAACAATTGCTTCCGCCCGGTGAACCATTGCCAAGCCGCTGCGGGAAATGAAATCCGTGCCTTTGGCAAACGATGGCAGGTTATTTTTGCGGACGAAATCTTGAATATCAGCCAGCGCCAAACCGCTTGCAGAAGATAGTCTGGTAGAAGAAATGCCGTTCTGTATTGCAGCGTTGTAGATCGCCATCGGATTGCTGATATTTGCATCAACGAACGATTTGATTTGCTGATCAGTCACATTTGCGGCATTGGCAAGCCGGATTATGTTGCTGGTGTCGTAACCGGCCGCCGCTAATTGATCAAGCGAAACGCCGCGCGATGTGGCTACGTTTGCCACTTCCTGCGGACTCATGCCGGGATGCGCCGCCAAATAACCTTGAATATCGCTTGTGGATATGCCTGGATTGCCTTTGCTGGTTAACACGGCAATGTTCAAATCACGGATCAAGTCGGCAACAGTTTTTGTGGTGTCTTTAATCTCAATCAGATTTTTCACGCTCTCATCAAGAGCGGTCAATTGATTCGTGGCGATATCTATCTGCGACAGCGCAGAAGCTTCCGCATTTTTAAGCACGTCATTGACCATGCCGAAATCTGACAGATAAGCCGCGCCTGATGCGTTGTATACTTGACTGGCCTCAAGGAATGACTGTGCAATTGATGGAAGTTTTGCTAATGCGTTTTGGTCGCCCGATGCAGCAGCCAGTCTTGTTTGATTAAATTGGTTGCGCGCTTCATCCAGCCTTTGCCCTGGCGTGAGTGGAGATAATGCCCCGAGCGCCAAACTTTCACGGGAAGAGCGCAACTGCCCGGCTAAATCTTTGAACCTGGAAATATTCGATTCAATTGCTGATTTTTGGGATTGGTATGCTGCATTAAGATCGTTGCCAAATCCAGCAATTACACTAGATAGGTTACCTATCGCATCAGCTGCTCCGCCTGTTGCGAAACTCATCGCATCCAAAGTGTCGCGCACGTTGTCAAATGTTCTCAGTAACCCAAGAAGCCCAAGCCGCGTTTCTGCGGTTATGTGATCAGACTGTATCAGAGCCTTGACTTGTTCTTTAGTAACATCGGTGGTGTATGCAAAGCCTAAATCTTTAGCTGCGGCAGTTAACTGCTCTATCATCGGAGCGATTCTTTCCGTAGGTGTTAAATAGTTTTCAGCAAAATAACTTGTTAATTGTTTGAGGTTTTCTGCTCCTCCAGCCAAGTCAATAAAAGCCATCCGCGCTTCAATGCTCATTCCGCTGACAAGCTGCTTCGCATATCCAACCGATGCGCCTAAATCAATAGCAGCAGAATTCAGCGCCTCAAATTCAGAATTTAGGCGCGTGAATGTTTGCCCCGCTGTTTCGCCTGTCAGTTTAAAGTCATCGATATTCGGCATTAATCTTGCAACGATCTCATCATTCAGACCTGACAGCATTTCGCCGACCGCTTCAGTCGTGAGAGTCTTACCTTTTTCAGACTTAATCTGAATTTCTTTGGTAAAAGTGTCTACTAGATTCGCATCCATGCCCAAATTAAGGGCGAATTGGTGCGTAGACTTGTAAATGTTTTTGATCGTCTTATCGATATCGCGGATGATTTCACTGGGGATATCGCTTTCAAACGATTTATGCCGGTTGCCTGTGAATACGGCGCCTTTCGAGCGGTAAACATCTGTTATCGTGCCGTCAAGTCCCGTGCTTGCAATGTCTCCCTGTATCGATTGCTGCCGGAATTTGTACGGGCCTCGCCCGAACAGAAACTTACCAATCAATGCCTCTGGAGTTTGCAGCCCAAGCCCCTTGACGGCGTAAGCCATCGGCGAAAAAGTTTCGTAAGCACCAAGGGCGAACTTAGCGCCGCCGCTCAGCTTGTAATCACCTACTTTTTTCTCTAGCGCGCTCAACACCATGAATGCCGCAGCCGCAGCCATGCCATACGGTCCGGCAGCAGCACCCAAAGACATCAAGCTGCTGGTGTTCATCCCGAACCCCGATCTGCCGCTTGTAGTGCCACCTATAGCTGTTCCAGGGCCGCCGATAAATGCAGTGCCAGCACTGCTACCGCCGCCAAAAACACCGGCGGATGTTGATGTATTAACACCGGCGGTTCTTACGCCGCTGAACATGCTGGCAAGGCTCGAGAGGATTCCTACGGTGCCTCCAGACCCAGTTCCTGAGACGCTTCCGCCAGATCCTAGCAGGCTGCTTACCCCTAATGCCTCAAGGATTTTCGCAGACGCGATCTCTGCAACCATGCGGCGGATGGTATTAATAAATGCGTTCAGCATGCCCTTTAGTCCGTCATCGAAGGGATCAAACAAGAAATTGGCAAATGATGTCTGGATATTGCGCGCGGCCTGGATCGTGTACTGATCCAAATCGCTCAATGTTGATTTTCCGGTTGCGCCGGTTTTTTTAAATTCTTCCTGAGCTTTTTTGAGCGCGCGGTTATAGGTTTCTTGGCTAATGGCCGCACCGTTGGTTAAATTCCTCAACCGGTTGAGCTCTTCGACAGTATCGGCAAACTTCTCTTGTTCGGTTTTAACACTTTCAGTTACCTGCTTATATTTATTCAGGTCGGAAGTGATTTGATTAACCTGAATGCTTTGCAGGTTTAATCTTTTGTTTTCCGCTTCCAGGGCATCGATTAACGGCGACGCGGCTTTGATTGCACCAAGCTTTGCAGCTTCCATTCGCTTGATTGCGAATTCGTTCAGCACGATAGAATCAACTTCGGTTTGCAATGCCTGAATGAACCGGTTGCGAGCGTCGATGTCTTTCTTTGCTCCCTCGGTGTTTTTACCGAGCTCAACGCTGTTTGATTTTAGAGACATGGTTTCTCTCTCTGTCGCCTTGGTGAGCAGATCACGTTCGGTGATTTGAGATTCAACCAGGTCGCGCATTTTTGACATGCTGGCCACGGCCGAGTCAAAGTCTTTGTTGAAATCTCCCTGGATTCGTATGGCCGTGCCGAAATCGAATTTCGATACCGCCACCGCTTGCGCAGCCATGGCGCCGATGGCTTTACCGGTAATATCAAATACGATACCAACAGACCGGACAGAATCAGCGGCAAATGCTGCAATGCGAGCAACCGAATCGCCCCATGCTTTCAATTGTCCAGTTTGAGTGAAGTTTTCAACGCTGGAATCAGCTTCTTTGAGTGCATTTGTGTATGCGGTTACTGCAAATATTGAAGTTTGATCGAACAGTCCGCCGATTTTTACCTTCAAATCCTCAACAAGCCGCTCTGTTGAGCGCATTTGCTTCCCGGCATTGGCCATCGCGCCCTCATACACGCCGGAAATTTTTGACGCTTCACCCAGTACCACATTCAGACGCGCTTGGAGTTTTTGCTGTTCTGTGAGGGCATTCTGAGTAACCCCCATTTCCTTGGCTAATTTTGCATAGGATTGCTCGAAGCTGACATTAATACCGATGCCGCGCAGCACTTCCACTTGCGCGGATGTGATGCCAAAGACAAGGCGATCCAGCGCTTCGGAAGAATTGATTTGACCGATAACTGCGGCATCTTGCGCCAGCCGCGCCAGTTCTGTGGCTTTGGATAAATCGATTTGCGATTGAATCATCCGCGTCACAATCTGGCGTGATTCAATCATGGAAATACCCTGCTTCCTGACCGCTTCGGTTGTGGCATCAACTTCGGATTTCAACAGACCGGCATTACGCCCGACAACATCAAGCACAATCCCGAGCTCGTTGTAGCGCTGCGATAGCGTAGCTGCTTCGTTGATTAAAGATGTAAGCTTTAATGTTGCGAGAATTCCACCGATGGCTTTCAATGAACCAAAGAAAACATCAGCAGCACGCGCACCGCTCCCGAGAGAGGCATTAAGATTGTTAACAGGCTGCACCCCGCGTTGAGCGCTATCAGCAATGTCATCAAGAGAGCGTTTGACGGTTCTGCCGCCGCTCTCATTGATTACTATGTCAACTTTTTCGGTGATATCGCCCATTCGCGCGCTTTATTTCTCGAGTACGGAAACGCCTGATTCGGTTGAAACGCCGTCAGCTATTGCTTGCTGAATAAATCCAGGGCTCGCTTGTGGCGAATGCCCTCTATTCAGATCATCGATGTACGGTATGTTGATGTTGATATGAATTTCTTCACCAAGCTGTCTATCCCTCAAAGCGGATTCGGCTTGATCGATTGCCGCCTGCATGTTGGCACCGGCTGTGCTTCCCTTTGTTCCGGGGACATAGGCTTGCGTCGTTTCTGAAAAGGATGCCTCACCCACTGTGACAACCACGGATGATCGTGCGCGCCCGGTATCGACCGGCATTGCTTTAACGATCAAGGTATCGATGGCCAGCGCAACGCCTCGCGTTTTCTTGTTCAGATTCACGGAAATTACCTCACCGTGAGCGCGAAGACGTTTTGCTAAATCATCCAATCCGCCGGGCATTTCTATTTCCCTTTATTTTTGGATGAATACCAGTCGATATAGGCAGCATCCAATGCATTGATGTGGTATTCCATATCTTCGCGTTGCTCCTCATCGGTTATGCCGGTTCTGTCGCAATATTCCTGAATTTGGAACCAGGAAATCTGCCCTACCCCGCCGAAGCCTATTTGCCTGCACGTACTGAGGCGGTCGAATGCCTCAATATAAATTTGCAATCCTGGCAATAAAACCGGGGCGTTCTTTATGGCTTTTGGTAATTCGGCGCCATCCTGCACGCACTGCCTAATGATTGTTTTCTCGGTTTTGCCCTGCTTTAACTGATAAAGCAGGACATCCGTTAGTTTTTTGCGTCTGCTTCTTTATCTGCCGTCCGGAACAACTGCATTTTGTTTGACTGGATTTGGATATCAGCAAACAGATCAGGCAACGCGGCAAACGTATTAATCACGTTTTCTTCGGTGTATGGCAGAATGGAGCCATCAGGCGCTTCAATGCCCTGCTTCCATTTTTCCTTGTCATCCTTGACTTCCCAGTTCAGCACCACGGCTTTCGCGTAGAGCTGGCGGCTGATTTCGCGCTCTTTCTCCACCGGAAGAATTTCTTGTTCGATCAAGCGGCGAACAGGCTTTGTCAGGATTTCGTGAGTGCGCACAAATTTATGGTTTGCGCTACCGGCGCGTGCCACGGTCACCCGGAACTGACCGTAATCAATAACGATTCCGGATTTCTCAAGGTTTTTGTCGGTGCTAAACTGTTGATACATTCCCATTTTTTGTTTCTCCGTTTTCTATAAAATTAACGTCCAGTATTTGTTTTATTTTCAAATAAAAACAATAACTTACAATATTACCTCGTTATCGCTGCTTATTTCTGCTCGTTTTGTCAAATTCTCTTTTAAATTCAATAATTTAATTGCGCCATTTAAGACCGTTTAATTTTTTGCTCATATCATTTATCAACCCGTCAAAAATAATCGCTCCAAAGTTGTTTAAAATAGTCGTTTTTTAAACCTCAGCCACGTCCGGCAAGTAATCAAAGAACATGATTGCCGCCGTGTAATCCATGCTGGTTGAGATACTCGCCGCTGTTGCTGCGTCCATCGACACAGGCAATTTCACGGCCTCATCCAGCTTGATATCCGGATTGCCGCCACCGAGCGATATCAACGGAAGATCGATCACGACACCGGCATTATTTTTAACAATCACCACATCGATGGTCACGTCTGAGTTATTCCGGATCGCGGCGATTGCCGAAACATCGGTGAAATAGGCGGTCATGCTTCCGCTCACCGCGAACGTGCCGGCGGAAATATCGAACGACCCCAAAACACCCACAGCCTTCGATTGCTTGAGGTTGTTATTGATTTCGAGCTTGAGGTCGGTCAGGTAAGCGAACATTGATGATGGCGCTTCGTCGCTTGAAGACACGAGCGACATTTTCATGCGCTTCATGTCGGAGCTTGTGTTGTACGCATCAGCGGACACAAGCGTTGGTCTGGTGCCGGATTTCAAGCCAGTGGGACCGTCAACCGTTTGCGCATCGGTGGCCATGAAAGACATGCTTGAAGTGATCTTCGTGGCGGTGCCAATATCAAGGCTGAATTGGTTCGGGATTGCTCCGATAACGTACATGCCTTGAATTTGTGAAGGACTGCCGGTATCTGGCGCACCCAGGCTTACTTCTGGCTGGTACGTTTTGCGGACAATATTCGATCCGGTTTCGTTTTGCAGTTTGCGTCCGAACCAGACGCGAATTGTCTTGCCGGAACCGTTATCGGTAACCATGGCAGACGCTGATTTGTCGAACTCAATTGCATTTGTTGCGATCGAACGGACACGCTTCCAGCCGTTATTTGCCGCAGTTGCAAAGTTATTGCCAGCGACATCGCCGCCGAAATACACCCATTCGCCAACAGACAGGCCAAGCTGCGTCAAATCCTTTGTTGATGTCACAAGCTTTGGTAATGTGCCGGATGCATCAATGGTGGCGTCCGCCGATGTGAATTGAAAACCAACTACCACAAGCTTGCTATCAGTTGGTGGAGATGCTTCAGCGGTAAGTGTCTCAGCTACAGCTATAGAGGTATTGAGAGTCACTGTAGTAACACGATGCAGTCCGCTGTTTCCGGCATTAGTGAATCCCGATCCGAAAACCAGAGAACCAGCATAAAATCCGGTTGTGCTTACAATTTCATACGTGTCATCACCGGCATTAACGGTCACCGATGGAATATCGGTGCGTTCCGCTTTGGTTCGGTAATCCGCGAAGAAAACACCCTGCAGGATGTTCTGGTGACTGGTTTGCGTGAAGTCAGAACTGAATCCAAAACCGGCTTCAAGATCGACAACAACGCCTTTTTTGCGTTGCCGTCCATCCGTGATCGGATTTCGTACCAGGGTAGATATTTTCGCGCCCAGCTCAGAATAGTCGTTCGGCTCATATTGATTCCAGATCGGAGTACCCGGCAACACACCAATCGAGCTTTCGTCAGCAATCCGCAGCCCGGTAATATTACTGTCGATCTTATTAACATTCGTTGTCATTTAGCACCTCCGTCATTAAACAATTTCGTCGTATTCAAACTCTGCGGTTACCGTTACCAGGAACCAATTTCCGTGAATCCCGCCTTCCTTGATCTGGATTGCCCTGAACCGCACGCTGTCGATGGTCTTGCCAAGAAAAGCCATTTCAACGAGTCTGGCGAGTGTGTACGCTGCTTCTGTGCCTTCGCCGCTTGGTGTGTAGATTTCACAAGCAAGCTGGCCTTTTCGCTCCCAAATTCTTTTTCCATCCACGCCCGGCAGAGAAACTTGCCGCCCGGTTTTATGTGCAATCCGGACAAATGCCCATGGATTGCCTTGTTTCATTGGCTCCGTGTCAGGCTTCTTGTTTGGCCAAACGACCGGATAAGTTGAGTTAACCGCCCAAGCCGTATTAAATGCGCCGTACACCGTATCAGTGGCTTGCTGTTGCGTAGGCATCAGCTGTTCACTCCAATGTAGTAAAGCAGCGTCAAATCAGCTGGTTTAAGCTTCTCGATGAAAGTTATCTTGAATTCCTGTCCGCCATCGGTAACAAGCTGGTATTGGTCAAAATCTTCCGGGGTATCCTCACCTGGCTCTGCGATAAATACGCTCTGCGTGTCTTTGTATAACTCCACCGCTTCGGCCCGTATTCCAAGGCTGCTTGCCGAAGACATGGGAACGTTGACTGCATAGATTGTGGTGCTGTCAGTATTCAGCGGATCGCGCGGATTCGTAACGGGTAGCCACGGCTTGCTCAAATCAGCGCTATCAGGATCAATGCTTGATAGCCTTATCTGCCGACCTTTGGCGCGGATTTTTTCTTTTACCTTGGCAAGTTTGGCGGCGTAGTCCATTACACGTACACCCGCGTTGTTCCGGAACCAAGAATGAAGCACGCCATAAGCGCGTCGGCTTTTGGATACGGTCTTTTTGTCAGGTATCCGGATTGGTATTTTTTGGTTTCTTTGATCGGCCCGGTTTCTTCCGATTCTTCGGTGACAATCTTCCCGCTGCTTTCAATTGTCGGGTTTGGCATCAATGATTGACTTAGCGATATCAAGGCGTATTCTGCCGTTGCGCGCTCAAGCCGTTGCGGGATCCCGGTTAATGCCCTGTCCTCGTTGTCATAAATATTTAGGCGCGGGAACAGAAGCGCTTGAGTGTCTGGAAATTCCAGCGAACCTTTCAGCAAATCACCCCAGCGAATATCAATGTACTCAGTGGCGGCGATCAAAGCCGCCTCTTTCGCCGAATTTGCACCGGTCCATGCAGCAATGCCTCTTGCCGCGAAGTAGGAATCGACATCAGCAAGACTCAAATATGACTGAGCGTTGCTTTTGCCGGTACCGTCTTCTACGACAATGGCCATTTATCACGCGCCCTGTGCGTTAATTACACATTAACCGTGGTTTTTGCCGGTTGTACTGCTCGCGGATGGACCTTGCGCGCGGCCGGTCTTTGATCAATTGGCGCGCGGGTATCAAGCTGCTTAATCAATTCCAGCGCATTCGCACCATCGCCAAGCAACTGATTGCGTCTAGCAACCTTCTCAGCACGCTTGCGCGCCTCACGCTGCAAGTAATACTGAATGTCAGAGATTGGGCCGCCATTCTCAGATTTGCTTTTTTCGATAATCAGCGCATCAAGAGCTTTGGTTTTCTCAGCAACCAGACGATTGATTTGATTCTGAGCGTCAACGGCCTCATTCATATCATCCTGGGCGCGAGCAATTTGCGCGTCGATGGACATATCAAGCGGCTCTTCTTCCGCTTTTTTGGCCGCTTCTTCGGCTTCAGCTCTAAGTTTTTCAGCGGCTTCTAGTTCAGCAAGTTCCGCAGCTTTAGCCGCCGCCTCTGCCTTGGCTCTTTCCGAAGCATCCGTTTCTGCTGCCGCTTTAGCGGCTGCTTCTGCGTCAGCCTTCGCCTTGGCTTCGGCTTCCGATACGCCTAAAGGCTCTTCAATCCTGATTGGAGCGTCTTTGTCGGTTGTTTTTGGTGGCATGATTAGTCGTCTCCCAGTACCGTATACAGAACTTCAACATAACCATTGGCCGTGAAATCAGCCGCGCCGGAAATAGCAGCGTCATCAATAAGCAGGTTAAAGTAGAAAACAACGTCGGCCGCAGTGTTGTCATGAATTACGCCGGTGTTGCTTGTGCTTGTCACCAAGCGTACATTTGGCGACACTTTGGCCGTTGCAGCCCCAAGGGATGTGCTTGCCACCAGATTCACTTCCGAGCCGGATAATGTTCCGTCCGATGTTGATCCGGTACCAATCGAGATATCACCGTCAAATGTCGCCGTGATGTCGGCATCCGATGTGGTTAAAGTTATGTATCCAGCCGCACCGTGAATCAGGATATTGCCTTCAGGAAGCCGAAAAGCTTCAGCACTCCCGTAACCTGGCGCACCGTCGACAACAGAGATTGTTTTATTAACAATCCTGAATAATTGCCGGATCATGGCCTGCCGCTTGTTACCGACAGGCCGCTCAGCGCTGCGTCTACGTCCTTTTGTCATGATTAATCCTCGCTACAAAATGTGAAATTAAAAAGCGCCGCTCAAAGCTCTTACGCTTCGCGCGTGATTAATCGTGCGATTTTGATTTGCTTGCGCTCAGGGAATACGCGTTGCCAAGAACCGGCTGCCGCAAGATCGTTACTGGTTGCAGCATTGCTTGGGCCGCCAGTTGGCGCTGTTCCGGCATACTTGCAGCCGACAGGGTGAATAATCCATTCCCATCGGTGAATCAGGCTTTCTTGACCGCCACCATTACCTGCGAGCGGCAAACGATAGGTTTCCATCGGCACGCGCGCATTGCCTTGACCCAAACGAACAGCGCCGCGACCAAATAACCAGGTGTTGTATACGCCGGTAGAAACTGGCATCGAGTCATCAACGATTACAATCATGCCGTTGAAGGTTGGGATGTTATAAGCACCCTCTGAATCCGGGATCATGTCGATCAGGTTGTTTTTCTGCATGCGGCCATAAATGACCGAGTGAACGCAGATCAAGCCCAAATCCTGCATGCTGTCGCCCATGGTGAGCTTGGCATCAATGACGGCTTCGGCAGAGAAGTTTGTCACGCCATCGATATACGATGAGCCGCTGATATCAACGGTCATATCGTTTTGAACGTGCTCAGTAGCTGAAGGAGCCGCGGCGTTATCAGCAAACACACCCTTGATCGTAGCAATGAATGCATCCTGCAATCTGCGCGCCCGGTAAGCCGATGCTCTGGTGATTACGCTCTGCAATGGATCGGCGCCAGAAATGTCGGCTGACAAATCCATCGAAGACCATACCGCGTTACGTGACAAGCGGACCTGAACCTCTTCGGAGGTGGTTATCTTGGATGCAGTTGCGGTTGTGCCGTCATTGTCGGTAGAAATGTTGTCGGCATCATCCGGCAAATCTCTGAAAGATGGTGACTCGAATGTTTTGCCGCCACCGGCAAGCGCTTGATCCAACGCTGTATCAGGCACCAACACGCCAGACTGTACCAGGCGTGATTTAACTTCGGTTTCTTGCTGGATATATGGGAGGTACTGTACTGGGATAACTAGGTCAGCTAGTTTTGTGACGGCCATGGCTTTTGTCTCCTATTGGCGAGCAATTCGATAAATCGAAGCAGGCTCACCACGGAGACTTGCTTCACGGAATGTTTGTGCATCCCATGATGCGTAAAGCCTTCGTCTAACTGGATTTTCTCATCACGATCGAACCCAATTAGAGATTCGCTATAAATATTAATACTGAAAATTTAATATATCAAGTTTTATTTATACTTCACTGTTTCATCATAAGCATTACTTATGATTAATTGATTGAATTATTTCTTTTTGTGTTGACACATTAAATGTATAAGTGTATGATTGTGATTGTAGATTCAACAAAACAACAAACCGGTCTGACGGAATCAGAAACCTAAACTGGAGAGTAGAAATGTTAACAAATGAACAAGCAAAAGAAGTCGCAGCAACAATCCTCACGCAACTCGGAGGGAGAAGATTCATGGCAATGACGGGAGCAAAAAACTTCCTTGCACTCAGCGATGGTGAAGGTGGCATGCGCTTCAATATCCCAAAATTCCCCGGCGTAAAAATCAATCTAATCGAAATAGTGCTGAATGGATCTAATTTGTACGATGTGAAATTCAGCAGAGTGCATGGCCTTACTTTGAAAGAAATCAGCAGTCACACTGACATTTATTTTGATCAGTTGAGAGAGCTCTTTGAACGCGAAACCGGATTAAGAACTTCACTGTAAGGGGATTAAAATGAGATCATCAACAGCACATGCACTGGCAGAATTGAACGCCACCGGTCAAGATTTTGAGTGGTACCCCACAACCAATGAAATAATCTCAGTCTTTCACGGACACGCGAACCAGCGCCGCCCGGAAAGCCTGCTCGACATCGGAGCCGGTAACGGCAAGGTGTTGGAACGCTTCAAAGAACTGAATAACAGGAACCCGGAAGACCGCGACAACTACCATACAGAATACTTCGCAATCGAAAAAGCGCGGCCTTTGTTGGATAGCCTACCTATCGACATAGGAATACTGGGCACTGATTTTTGGGAACAATCGTTACTTGATAAATCC
The DNA window shown above is from Nitrosomonas sp. Is35 and carries:
- a CDS encoding phage tail tube protein codes for the protein MTTNVNKIDSNITGLRIADESSIGVLPGTPIWNQYEPNDYSELGAKISTLVRNPITDGRQRKKGVVVDLEAGFGFSSDFTQTSHQNILQGVFFADYRTKAERTDIPSVTVNAGDDTYEIVSTTGFYAGSLVFGSGFTNAGNSGLHRVTTVTLNTSIAVAETLTAEASPPTDSKLVVVGFQFTSADATIDASGTLPKLVTSTKDLTQLGLSVGEWVYFGGDVAGNNFATAANNGWKRVRSIATNAIEFDKSASAMVTDNGSGKTIRVWFGRKLQNETGSNIVRKTYQPEVSLGAPDTGSPSQIQGMYVIGAIPNQFSLDIGTATKITSSMSFMATDAQTVDGPTGLKSGTRPTLVSADAYNTSSDMKRMKMSLVSSSDEAPSSMFAYLTDLKLEINNNLKQSKAVGVLGSFDISAGTFAVSGSMTAYFTDVSAIAAIRNNSDVTIDVVIVKNNAGVVIDLPLISLGGGNPDIKLDEAVKLPVSMDAATAASISTSMDYTAAIMFFDYLPDVAEV
- a CDS encoding phage tail terminator-like protein encodes the protein MPTQQQATDTVYGAFNTAWAVNSTYPVVWPNKKPDTEPMKQGNPWAFVRIAHKTGRQVSLPGVDGKRIWERKGQLACEIYTPSGEGTEAAYTLARLVEMAFLGKTIDSVRFRAIQIKEGGIHGNWFLVTVTAEFEYDEIV
- a CDS encoding DnaT-like ssDNA-binding protein, with amino-acid sequence MAIVVEDGTGKSNAQSYLSLADVDSYFAARGIAAWTGANSAKEAALIAATEYIDIRWGDLLKGSLEFPDTQALLFPRLNIYDNEDRALTGIPQRLERATAEYALISLSQSLMPNPTIESSGKIVTEESEETGPIKETKKYQSGYLTKRPYPKADALMACFILGSGTTRVYV